The Zobellia alginiliquefaciens genome contains a region encoding:
- a CDS encoding glycoside hydrolase family 127 protein, with protein MKQATPSNINSPYTQLKSLNIGNCQWTTGFWADKFELCVNAMVPYMGDVLCGDVGHALNNFKIAAGEKEGEHQGMFWHDGDFYKFMEAKTYVYAQTKNKELLHELDEYITIIGKAQESDGYLQTQIQLREGVDRYENRKYHEMYNTGHLLISACIHHSITEQRNFLDIAIKHADLLYTIFMPDTKHYGRFGFNQTQIMGLVELYRVTGDKKYLTLAEKFIDNRGKYDVKHHPTTEGYPIGDMVQERTPLRESKEAVGHAVLALYYYAGAADVYAETGEKDLIDALDRLWENVTTKKMYVTGAVGQAHYGASVNRDMIEEGFIDAYMMPNMTAYNETCANLCNAMFSYRMLNLKGEAKYADIVELVLYNSALSGISVTGKEYFYANPLRMLNNTRDYNAHENVTETPNREPYLSCFCCPPNLVRTIATVSEWAYSLSENGVTVNLYGANNLVSHLQDGSPIKISQETEYPWQGKVKMNIEECKTDTFTISLRIPKWSKTAQITINNEKLNNSITPGSFVKIERNWKKGDVLILDMPMEVEFIEGHPRIEEVRNQIAIKRGPIVYCIESPDLPENTDILDIYFNGNKKLEPTYQTEFLGGVTTLEGEVLIRKDKGEGIYRTVQKPEWTPYKTQLVPYFAWSNRGQAEMTVFMPVVWED; from the coding sequence ATGAAACAAGCCACTCCTTCAAATATAAACAGCCCGTATACCCAACTAAAAAGTCTGAATATTGGTAATTGCCAGTGGACTACAGGTTTTTGGGCCGATAAATTTGAACTCTGTGTCAATGCCATGGTGCCGTATATGGGAGACGTATTATGTGGAGACGTGGGTCATGCACTTAACAACTTTAAAATAGCGGCCGGAGAAAAAGAAGGCGAGCATCAAGGCATGTTTTGGCATGATGGCGATTTCTACAAATTCATGGAGGCCAAAACCTATGTGTACGCCCAAACCAAAAACAAAGAATTACTTCATGAGTTGGACGAGTACATCACCATAATTGGAAAAGCACAGGAAAGTGATGGGTACCTTCAGACTCAGATACAATTGAGAGAAGGCGTTGATCGCTATGAAAATCGCAAATACCATGAAATGTACAACACTGGACATTTGCTCATTAGCGCTTGTATTCATCACAGCATTACCGAACAACGTAATTTTCTGGATATCGCAATAAAACATGCAGATTTACTGTACACTATCTTTATGCCAGACACCAAACATTACGGTCGTTTTGGCTTTAACCAGACCCAGATAATGGGCCTCGTAGAATTGTACCGTGTTACAGGAGACAAAAAGTATTTGACCCTCGCAGAAAAATTTATAGACAACCGTGGAAAATATGACGTAAAACACCACCCGACCACTGAGGGCTATCCTATTGGCGATATGGTACAGGAACGTACACCTTTACGGGAATCCAAGGAAGCCGTGGGTCATGCCGTGCTTGCCCTATATTACTACGCCGGAGCTGCAGATGTTTATGCCGAGACAGGAGAAAAAGACCTTATTGATGCCTTAGACCGTCTTTGGGAAAACGTGACGACCAAGAAAATGTATGTAACCGGTGCCGTGGGTCAAGCCCACTATGGAGCTTCGGTAAATCGTGATATGATAGAAGAAGGCTTCATAGATGCATATATGATGCCCAACATGACCGCCTATAATGAGACCTGCGCCAATTTATGCAACGCTATGTTCAGCTACCGCATGTTAAATCTTAAAGGGGAGGCCAAATATGCAGATATTGTTGAGTTGGTACTATACAACAGTGCATTATCTGGTATTAGCGTAACGGGCAAAGAATACTTTTATGCGAACCCATTGCGGATGCTAAATAACACCAGAGATTATAACGCACACGAAAATGTGACCGAAACACCCAACAGAGAACCTTATCTGAGTTGTTTCTGCTGCCCTCCTAACCTAGTTCGTACTATTGCTACGGTTTCGGAATGGGCTTATAGTCTTTCTGAAAATGGAGTAACCGTAAATCTATACGGTGCAAATAATCTAGTGTCCCATCTACAAGATGGTTCCCCTATTAAAATTTCGCAAGAAACGGAATATCCTTGGCAAGGAAAGGTAAAGATGAATATTGAGGAGTGTAAAACAGATACTTTCACCATTAGTTTACGCATTCCAAAATGGTCAAAAACTGCACAGATTACAATCAACAATGAAAAATTAAATAACTCCATAACTCCCGGAAGCTTCGTGAAGATTGAGCGTAACTGGAAGAAAGGCGATGTGCTTATTCTTGACATGCCAATGGAAGTTGAATTTATAGAAGGCCATCCAAGAATTGAAGAAGTACGGAATCAAATTGCTATAAAACGCGGACCAATAGTTTACTGTATTGAATCTCCAGATTTACCAGAGAATACAGACATTCTGGATATTTACTTCAACGGCAACAAAAAACTGGAACCTACTTATCAAACTGAGTTTTTAGGAGGTGTTACTACCCTAGAAGGAGAAGTCCTAATCCGAAAAGATAAAGGCGAAGGTATCTACAGAACCGTTCAAAAACCTGAATGGACACCTTACAAAACGCAACTTGTACCCTATTTTGCGTGGAGTAATCGCGGGCAGGCCGAAATGACAGTATTCATGCCTGTGGTTTGGGAGGATTAA
- a CDS encoding cell division protein ZapA — MSEKLKIKLSIADRVYPLTIDPSQEEGLRKAAKNIEQLAKKFEQSYAVRDKQDVLAMCALQFASKIEQRGIDQSEGTENATERLKALDQLVTSKLGLK, encoded by the coding sequence ATGTCGGAAAAGCTAAAAATAAAGCTTTCTATAGCTGATAGGGTGTACCCTTTGACCATTGATCCAAGCCAGGAAGAAGGCTTGCGAAAGGCGGCGAAGAACATTGAACAATTGGCGAAAAAGTTTGAACAAAGTTATGCTGTGCGAGATAAGCAAGATGTTTTGGCCATGTGTGCCTTACAATTTGCCTCTAAAATCGAGCAGCGTGGTATTGATCAATCCGAAGGAACCGAAAATGCAACCGAACGTTTAAAAGCGTTGGATCAGTTGGTGACATCAAAGCTAGGTTTAAAATAA
- a CDS encoding sulfatase yields MNLTKCIVCFFLLGHALGCNSQKSESGKALAKKPNILFIAIDDLRPELGSYGSEIVQSPNLDKLASDGLQFNRAYCQQAICGPSRASVLTGLRPETSGIFHNYLKIRELYPDIVTLPQLFKNNGYEATYFGKIFHHGDLDDSLSWSRVPNPYPKSVVGFALPKNQSIREATRKDMFSKYGDVAKYGLAMGPAYESADVPDNTYADGYNTDLAIAHIKEMAKTNEKPFFLGLGFNKPHLNWVAPKKYWDLYEEEDIPMASDSISPRNSAAMGIHPSFELRVRSGIPKKGKLGRGLSKTLKQAYLACVSYVDAQIGRAIQALDEAGIRDNTIIIVWSDHGYHLGDMGIWGKATNYEIATRVPLMIWTPDMPEANRGAQTEALVELIDMYPTLCELAGIEKPSHVEGKSFVPLLDNPTQDWKTAVFSQFPSPALREWGSYPLRPAMRETYFGPLIESIEAKIKVQQKEKWNRDLFENKLMGYAMRTDQYRFIVWKDRTLPQALPLYFELYDHKNDPEEMVNIAPENPELVAQLFTQFKNEKNIPEQTNE; encoded by the coding sequence ATGAATCTAACAAAATGTATCGTTTGTTTTTTCCTGCTCGGTCATGCTTTAGGTTGTAATTCTCAAAAAAGTGAATCTGGAAAAGCGCTTGCCAAAAAACCCAATATTTTATTCATTGCTATAGACGACCTCAGACCAGAACTGGGGTCCTATGGTTCTGAAATAGTCCAAAGCCCTAACTTAGACAAACTAGCCAGTGATGGTCTTCAGTTTAACCGAGCCTATTGTCAACAGGCTATTTGTGGCCCATCACGTGCTAGCGTTTTAACCGGACTTCGACCAGAGACCAGCGGTATTTTTCACAACTATTTAAAAATACGTGAGCTATATCCGGATATCGTTACTTTACCTCAGCTCTTTAAAAACAATGGCTACGAAGCTACTTATTTCGGAAAGATATTTCATCACGGTGATTTAGATGATTCTCTATCGTGGAGTCGTGTGCCCAATCCCTATCCTAAATCGGTTGTGGGTTTTGCACTTCCCAAGAACCAAAGCATTCGTGAAGCCACCCGTAAGGATATGTTTTCCAAATATGGCGATGTAGCAAAATACGGTCTGGCTATGGGTCCAGCCTACGAATCGGCAGATGTTCCCGATAATACCTATGCTGATGGTTACAATACGGATTTAGCTATTGCACATATCAAAGAAATGGCAAAGACCAATGAAAAGCCTTTCTTCTTAGGTCTCGGTTTTAACAAACCTCATTTAAATTGGGTGGCGCCAAAAAAATATTGGGATTTGTACGAGGAAGAAGATATCCCAATGGCCAGTGACAGTATCTCTCCTAGGAACAGTGCCGCAATGGGTATTCACCCGTCCTTTGAGTTACGAGTCAGATCAGGAATTCCTAAAAAAGGAAAGTTAGGCCGGGGTCTTTCAAAAACCTTAAAACAGGCATATTTGGCCTGTGTAAGCTATGTGGATGCACAAATTGGCCGCGCCATACAAGCTTTGGATGAAGCTGGAATACGGGATAACACTATTATTATTGTTTGGAGTGACCATGGGTACCATCTGGGTGATATGGGTATTTGGGGCAAGGCCACCAACTATGAAATTGCGACGAGAGTTCCACTTATGATTTGGACTCCAGATATGCCCGAAGCAAATAGAGGAGCCCAAACGGAAGCTCTGGTAGAGTTAATAGACATGTATCCTACCCTTTGCGAACTGGCCGGAATTGAAAAGCCTAGTCATGTAGAAGGAAAAAGTTTTGTACCTCTTTTAGACAATCCAACACAAGATTGGAAAACAGCCGTATTTAGTCAGTTTCCTTCTCCAGCCTTGCGGGAATGGGGTTCCTACCCCTTACGCCCTGCTATGCGCGAAACTTATTTTGGGCCGCTTATTGAAAGTATTGAAGCAAAAATTAAAGTCCAACAAAAAGAAAAATGGAATAGAGACCTCTTCGAAAACAAATTAATGGGGTATGCTATGCGAACCGACCAATATAGATTTATTGTCTGGAAAGACCGTACACTACCGCAAGCATTACCTCTTTACTTTGAGCTTTATGACCACAAGAACGACCCTGAGGAAATGGTAAATATTGCTCCAGAAAACCCTGAACTGGTGGCTCAATTATTCACTCAATTCAAAAACGAGAAAAATATACCTGAACAAACTAATGAGTAG
- a CDS encoding sulfatase family protein, giving the protein MSIHLNRFKLILYSTVLSVTTFGLAQETRPNILVVLCDDLGYADVGFNGATDIVTPEMDKLAKNGTIFSSAYVAHPFCGPSRSALLTGRYPHLTGTPYNLFHNSSDRDEDNLGVPVEETYMSKVLQNAGYYTSAIGKWHLGSAPKFHPNKRGFDNFYGFLGGGHDYFPAKYNITYKSQVKSGVENIRDYLWPMEHNGKPANETEYITDEFSREASNSIRLATKKKQPFFIYLAYNAPHVPLQAKAEDIAKFSHIEDKDRRTYAAMVYAVDRGIGNIVKTLKETGQLDNTLIVFLSDNGGNFDHGANNYPLKGTKGDTYEGGYRVPMFFHWPKRIKKEQRFDFPVSAMDLYPTFVELANAKLPEGKELSGKNIIEDVIQQTEPYKDEMIFSLRYREGYNDVGARLGDWKITRMGNEPWRLHNLKEDIGEKKNLAGRHPERLKEMVARTQEWTNSFVAPLWVYSRKDQELWNSGVMPNYEGTFEVDKLVEPPVHN; this is encoded by the coding sequence ATGTCAATTCATCTTAATCGTTTTAAACTAATCCTATATTCCACTGTTCTGTCCGTAACAACCTTCGGGCTTGCCCAAGAAACTCGTCCTAATATTCTGGTTGTTTTATGCGATGACCTCGGTTATGCCGATGTTGGTTTTAATGGCGCTACGGATATTGTCACTCCAGAAATGGATAAACTAGCTAAGAATGGAACTATTTTCTCGTCAGCGTATGTGGCGCACCCCTTCTGCGGACCAAGTCGTTCCGCATTGTTAACAGGGCGCTATCCGCACTTAACGGGAACACCTTATAATCTGTTTCATAATAGCAGCGATAGAGACGAGGATAATCTGGGCGTTCCCGTGGAAGAAACCTATATGTCCAAAGTGCTTCAAAATGCGGGATACTACACCAGTGCAATTGGAAAATGGCATTTGGGTTCCGCTCCAAAATTTCATCCTAACAAAAGGGGATTTGATAATTTCTATGGTTTTCTAGGTGGTGGCCATGACTATTTCCCTGCCAAATACAACATTACCTACAAATCACAGGTTAAATCTGGGGTAGAAAATATAAGGGATTATTTATGGCCCATGGAACATAACGGGAAGCCTGCCAATGAAACCGAATACATTACGGATGAGTTTTCTAGAGAGGCAAGTAATTCCATACGCTTGGCTACAAAAAAGAAGCAACCTTTCTTTATCTACCTAGCCTATAATGCACCGCACGTTCCGCTGCAAGCCAAGGCAGAGGATATAGCTAAGTTTTCACACATAGAAGACAAAGATCGTAGAACCTATGCGGCCATGGTATATGCCGTTGACCGTGGAATTGGTAACATTGTAAAGACCCTAAAAGAGACAGGCCAACTAGACAATACCTTAATCGTTTTTTTAAGTGATAATGGTGGGAACTTTGATCATGGTGCCAATAACTATCCGCTGAAAGGCACAAAAGGGGATACTTATGAAGGTGGTTATAGGGTACCAATGTTCTTTCATTGGCCCAAGAGAATAAAAAAAGAGCAACGTTTTGACTTTCCTGTTTCTGCAATGGACCTCTACCCTACTTTTGTAGAACTCGCTAATGCCAAACTTCCGGAAGGAAAAGAATTAAGCGGAAAAAATATTATTGAGGATGTAATTCAACAAACCGAACCTTATAAAGACGAAATGATTTTTTCTTTACGCTATCGCGAAGGCTATAATGATGTTGGAGCTAGGCTTGGCGATTGGAAAATTACAAGAATGGGCAATGAACCATGGCGACTTCACAACCTTAAAGAGGATATAGGAGAAAAGAAAAATTTGGCAGGCCGGCACCCTGAGCGACTGAAAGAAATGGTAGCAAGAACACAAGAATGGACAAACAGTTTTGTGGCTCCGTTGTGGGTCTATTCACGCAAAGACCAAGAGCTATGGAATAGCGGTGTAATGCCAAATTACGAAGGCACCTTTGAAGTGGATAAACTTGTTGAACCTCCGGTTCACAATTAA
- a CDS encoding M23 family metallopeptidase, whose protein sequence is MKKLFAFLLLFTTVVGVSQEKYPQDAFRSPVDIPMVLAGTFGELRSNHFHSGIDIKTQQREGLPIYAIADGSVTRIKVSHWGYGKVLYIAHPNGYTSVYGHLQKFSPKIQEFIKKLQYKKRSYEVEDFPDYAEIKVEKGEIIAYGGNTGGSSGPHLHFEIRSSISEKPTNPLLYGFDVRDATNPTLQKLYGFPLSEDAQINQSKNTTPLNFKRQKDGTFLADPVNAVGTIGFGFVGFDRQDLAANHNGVYSVQQLVNGKVYTDYDLESFSFGETRYINTLIDYYHYGKYRQRIQLLYKSPGNKLSIYNTVENEGKIDIREGLSYKVELLIKDYAGNVTKAIIPVEGKKELIKVDKDEKKTENYVIAKKPNNYDLGAAKVYFPAHTFYDNFYIDLKKDDDTVRIHNSTVAAHRNFTITFDVSKYSEAERKQMFIARLDSRLRPSHASTYKRGNTFTTRTRNLGTYTLAKDTVAPRIKAKNFKEKQWLNNYHYLSIRITDDLSGIDTYSATLNGKWILMEYEPKTATLTYNFDDVILDQKECKLEVTVTDNVGNTNTLTHTFYRK, encoded by the coding sequence ATGAAAAAACTTTTTGCCTTTCTTTTGCTGTTTACTACTGTTGTTGGTGTTTCCCAAGAAAAATACCCCCAAGATGCATTCCGGTCTCCAGTAGATATTCCCATGGTCCTTGCCGGGACATTCGGGGAATTACGTTCCAACCATTTTCACTCTGGTATTGACATAAAAACCCAACAACGGGAAGGATTGCCCATTTATGCTATTGCAGACGGAAGTGTTACCCGTATAAAAGTTTCTCATTGGGGCTATGGAAAAGTACTATACATTGCCCACCCAAATGGCTACACCTCTGTTTACGGACACCTTCAAAAATTTAGTCCTAAAATTCAAGAGTTTATTAAAAAATTACAGTACAAGAAAAGATCTTACGAAGTAGAAGACTTCCCTGATTATGCCGAAATAAAGGTGGAAAAAGGAGAAATAATAGCCTACGGAGGAAATACTGGCGGTTCTTCTGGTCCTCACCTTCATTTTGAAATTAGAAGCAGTATTTCTGAAAAACCTACGAACCCATTGTTGTACGGTTTTGACGTCCGGGATGCTACAAACCCTACGCTACAAAAGCTGTACGGTTTTCCTCTTTCTGAAGATGCACAAATCAATCAAAGTAAAAACACCACGCCCCTTAATTTTAAGAGGCAAAAAGATGGAACGTTCTTAGCGGATCCCGTTAATGCCGTTGGTACAATAGGATTTGGCTTTGTTGGTTTTGACCGTCAAGACCTTGCCGCTAACCACAATGGCGTGTATTCCGTACAGCAATTGGTAAACGGAAAAGTGTATACGGATTATGACTTAGAATCATTTTCTTTTGGAGAAACTAGATATATCAATACTCTAATTGATTATTACCATTACGGAAAATACCGTCAACGCATTCAATTGCTTTACAAATCCCCCGGAAATAAGTTAAGCATTTACAACACGGTTGAAAACGAAGGTAAGATCGATATTCGCGAAGGATTAAGCTATAAGGTTGAATTATTGATCAAGGATTATGCAGGCAACGTAACCAAAGCTATCATCCCTGTAGAAGGAAAAAAAGAACTTATAAAGGTCGATAAGGACGAAAAGAAAACCGAAAACTATGTAATTGCCAAAAAACCTAACAATTATGATCTAGGGGCGGCAAAAGTGTATTTCCCCGCTCATACTTTTTATGACAATTTCTATATTGATTTGAAAAAAGATGATGATACGGTCCGCATTCATAATTCTACCGTGGCGGCGCACCGCAACTTCACCATTACTTTTGATGTTTCAAAATATAGCGAGGCGGAAAGAAAACAAATGTTCATTGCAAGGCTAGACAGCAGGTTAAGACCTTCACATGCCTCAACTTACAAACGCGGGAACACATTTACAACACGCACCAGGAACTTGGGCACCTATACTTTGGCGAAAGACACTGTAGCCCCCAGGATAAAGGCTAAAAACTTTAAAGAAAAACAGTGGCTGAACAACTACCACTATCTAAGCATACGAATTACTGATGACCTAAGTGGTATAGACACGTATTCCGCAACCTTGAACGGCAAATGGATATTGATGGAATACGAGCCAAAAACCGCTACGCTAACTTATAATTTTGACGATGTTATTCTTGACCAGAAAGAATGCAAACTTGAAGTTACCGTGACTGACAATGTGGGCAATACCAATACTTTGACACATACTTTTTACAGAAAATGA
- the rny gene encoding ribonuclease Y: MDSATLIIAGIVGLAIGFAIAKFMEKGKASKMLSNAKTEANSIISAAKTEGENIKKDKIFQAKEKFLELKAEHEKVIINKDKKIGEAEKRTRDKESQVSNELAKSKKLNSQLDGKLKEVSHKEAFLEKKQNELEKLHKNQVQQLEVISGLSADDAKGQLMESLKETAKTDAMAYIQTTVEEAKLTAQQEAKKIVINTIQRIGTEEAVENCVSVFNLESDDVKGRIIGREGRNIRALESATGVEIIVDDTPEAIILSCFDSVRREVARLSLHKLVTDGRIHPARIEEIVKKTEKQIEQEIVEVGKRAVIDLGIHGLHPELVRAVGRMKYRSSYGQNLLQHSREVAKLCGVMAAELGLNPKLAKRAGLLHDIGKVPNTEAEVETPHAILGMQWAEKYGEKPDVCNAIGAHHDEIEMKTLISPIVQVCDAISGARPGARRQVLDSYIQRLKDLEEVAFSFGGVQKAYAIQAGRELRVIVESEKVNDEKAAQLSFEISQKIQTDMTYPGQVKVTVIRETRSVNVAK; encoded by the coding sequence ATGGATAGTGCAACACTTATAATAGCCGGTATCGTCGGCCTTGCGATTGGATTTGCCATCGCAAAATTTATGGAAAAGGGGAAAGCTTCAAAAATGCTTTCCAATGCCAAAACCGAGGCAAATTCAATAATCAGTGCCGCCAAGACCGAAGGCGAAAACATTAAGAAGGATAAGATTTTTCAAGCTAAAGAGAAGTTTTTAGAGTTGAAAGCAGAGCATGAGAAAGTAATTATTAATAAAGACAAGAAGATTGGCGAGGCCGAAAAGCGGACTCGGGATAAAGAGTCTCAGGTTAGTAATGAATTGGCCAAAAGTAAAAAACTCAACTCTCAGCTAGACGGTAAGTTAAAGGAAGTTTCCCATAAGGAGGCATTCCTTGAAAAGAAGCAAAATGAACTAGAAAAGCTTCATAAGAACCAAGTACAGCAGTTAGAGGTAATCTCGGGACTTTCCGCAGATGATGCAAAAGGGCAGCTGATGGAGTCGTTAAAGGAAACGGCAAAGACAGATGCTATGGCCTATATTCAAACTACCGTAGAAGAGGCTAAGTTAACTGCGCAGCAGGAAGCCAAGAAAATTGTTATTAACACCATTCAACGTATAGGAACGGAGGAAGCGGTAGAGAACTGTGTATCTGTTTTTAACTTGGAATCAGATGATGTTAAAGGTAGGATTATTGGTAGGGAAGGTAGAAATATTCGTGCTTTGGAATCTGCAACAGGAGTAGAAATTATTGTTGATGATACTCCGGAAGCGATTATTCTATCTTGTTTTGATTCGGTACGTCGTGAGGTGGCAAGACTTTCGTTGCACAAGTTGGTAACAGACGGTAGAATTCACCCAGCGCGTATTGAAGAGATAGTTAAGAAAACAGAAAAACAAATTGAACAAGAAATTGTAGAAGTAGGTAAACGTGCCGTTATTGATTTGGGTATTCACGGTTTGCACCCAGAATTGGTTCGTGCGGTAGGTAGAATGAAATACCGTTCTTCTTACGGACAAAACTTGCTACAACACTCCAGAGAAGTGGCTAAACTATGTGGTGTAATGGCCGCTGAACTTGGTTTGAACCCTAAATTGGCAAAACGTGCCGGACTTTTGCACGATATAGGTAAAGTACCGAACACGGAAGCAGAAGTAGAAACTCCGCACGCTATACTCGGTATGCAGTGGGCAGAGAAATACGGAGAGAAACCAGATGTATGTAATGCTATTGGTGCTCACCATGATGAAATTGAAATGAAGACGCTTATCTCACCGATCGTACAGGTTTGCGATGCCATTAGCGGTGCAAGACCGGGAGCACGTAGACAAGTATTGGACTCGTACATTCAGCGTTTAAAAGACTTAGAAGAAGTAGCTTTTAGTTTTGGAGGTGTTCAGAAGGCTTATGCTATTCAAGCAGGTCGTGAACTACGGGTAATCGTTGAAAGCGAAAAAGTGAATGATGAGAAAGCAGCACAGTTGTCTTTTGAAATTTCACAGAAAATACAAACAGACATGACCTACCCTGGGCAAGTAAAAGTCACTGTTATCAGAGAAACAAGGTCAGTGAACGTAGCGAAGTAG
- a CDS encoding glycoside hydrolase family 127 protein has product MKRTLALAGGLLLSICSFAQEHGVMNNSKTPHMNLKTIDIDDCRWTDGFWADKLKAAHEVMIPNLGRLMDDPEIIHAYANFKVAAGLEEGEFRGWSFTDGDFYKYVEALAYEYAMTKDEKINQQMDEIIAVIAKAQRPNGYIHTKIQIGHGIAGFLHESEHPFKSDEKPYTNGPSHEFYNFGHLMTAACVHYKITGKKNFLDIAIKASDNIYDHFKEPSPELARIDWNPPHYMGLIEMYRTTGDKKYLELTESFVNMLGTAPKKHGDHRGMDHSQRGTSVREESKAVGHAGHANYLYAGVADLYAETGDQTLKDYLERIWTNVTTQKMYLTGATGPHHFGISDHAIVAEAYGKDYELPNIKAYNETCANIGNAMWNWRMFLMNGEGRFADIMELIFYNSAISGISLDGEHFFYTNPLRFIEGHPQNTKDEGKRGEFMSVFCCPPNIIRTIAKMHTYAYSTSEKGIWVNLYGSNVLDTDLADGTNIKLTQQSNYPWDGNIKITIDSKKKKEYSLMLRIPAWAESAAITVNGEKVDQSPKAGSYAEVTRKWKKGDVVELELPMAPLLITADPNVEETRNQVAVKRGPLVYCLESEDLVAGTNIKDIIVPSNISFQPKYEANLLSGITVLEGEANLLPKEDWSKQLYKPLAKPELQKTPIKMIPYFAWANRGVHDMSVWLPLQY; this is encoded by the coding sequence ATGAAAAGAACATTAGCACTTGCTGGCGGCTTATTACTATCTATTTGCAGCTTTGCACAAGAACATGGGGTCATGAACAATTCAAAGACCCCGCACATGAACCTTAAGACCATTGATATAGATGATTGTCGGTGGACGGATGGTTTTTGGGCCGATAAACTCAAAGCGGCCCATGAGGTAATGATTCCTAATTTAGGCAGGTTAATGGACGACCCTGAAATTATTCATGCCTATGCCAATTTTAAAGTGGCTGCAGGCCTTGAGGAAGGGGAATTTAGAGGATGGTCCTTTACAGATGGAGATTTCTACAAATATGTAGAGGCACTGGCGTATGAATATGCAATGACCAAAGATGAAAAGATAAACCAACAGATGGATGAAATCATCGCGGTGATTGCAAAAGCACAACGTCCCAATGGTTACATCCACACTAAAATTCAAATCGGTCACGGTATTGCAGGTTTTCTTCATGAATCCGAACATCCATTTAAAAGTGATGAAAAACCCTATACCAACGGACCTTCTCACGAATTTTACAATTTCGGACACCTCATGACCGCTGCTTGTGTCCATTATAAAATCACTGGTAAAAAGAACTTTCTTGATATAGCTATTAAAGCGAGTGATAATATCTACGACCATTTTAAAGAACCTTCTCCAGAACTAGCTCGTATAGACTGGAACCCGCCGCATTATATGGGTCTGATAGAAATGTACCGCACCACTGGAGACAAAAAATACCTAGAGCTTACTGAGAGCTTTGTAAACATGCTAGGTACAGCACCCAAAAAACATGGAGACCATCGTGGTATGGACCATAGCCAAAGGGGTACGTCCGTTAGGGAAGAATCCAAAGCAGTGGGTCATGCCGGCCATGCCAACTATTTGTATGCCGGTGTGGCCGATTTGTACGCGGAAACCGGTGACCAAACCTTAAAAGACTACCTAGAGCGTATTTGGACGAACGTAACTACTCAAAAAATGTACTTGACCGGAGCAACCGGCCCTCACCATTTCGGAATATCCGATCATGCAATTGTTGCTGAAGCTTACGGTAAAGATTATGAGCTTCCCAATATAAAAGCCTATAACGAAACCTGTGCCAACATTGGTAATGCCATGTGGAACTGGCGTATGTTTTTAATGAACGGTGAAGGCCGTTTTGCCGATATTATGGAACTGATTTTTTACAATAGTGCCATTTCGGGTATTTCATTAGATGGCGAACATTTCTTTTACACCAACCCATTACGTTTTATTGAAGGCCACCCGCAGAATACAAAAGATGAAGGCAAACGCGGTGAATTCATGTCGGTTTTTTGTTGCCCCCCAAACATCATCCGTACCATTGCCAAAATGCATACCTACGCTTATAGCACTTCAGAAAAAGGAATTTGGGTAAACCTGTACGGAAGCAATGTACTTGATACCGATTTAGCAGATGGCACCAACATCAAACTAACTCAACAAAGCAATTATCCTTGGGACGGGAATATCAAAATCACTATTGATTCCAAAAAGAAAAAAGAATATAGTTTAATGCTGCGCATTCCTGCTTGGGCGGAGAGCGCTGCCATTACAGTGAACGGAGAAAAAGTTGACCAATCTCCAAAAGCAGGGTCATATGCAGAAGTTACCCGCAAATGGAAAAAAGGAGATGTGGTAGAGCTAGAACTACCTATGGCTCCCCTATTGATTACTGCGGACCCAAATGTTGAAGAGACTAGAAACCAAGTAGCCGTAAAACGTGGTCCTTTAGTTTACTGCTTGGAGAGCGAAGATTTAGTAGCAGGCACTAACATCAAAGACATTATAGTTCCTAGCAATATCTCGTTTCAACCTAAATATGAAGCCAACCTTTTATCAGGGATTACGGTTTTGGAAGGCGAAGCCAACCTTTTACCAAAAGAAGATTGGTCTAAACAACTATACAAGCCACTGGCAAAACCTGAACTACAAAAAACACCTATAAAGATGATACCTTATTTTGCATGGGCGAACCGTGGTGTTCATGATATGTCCGTTTGGTTGCCATTGCAATATTGA